A section of the Malania oleifera isolate guangnan ecotype guangnan chromosome 2, ASM2987363v1, whole genome shotgun sequence genome encodes:
- the LOC131148725 gene encoding GDSL esterase/lipase At2g04570-like gives MALTCTAASWFLFPLFVALAGGTAGGSKVPAVIVFGDSSVDAGNNNQISTVLKSNFKPYGRDFPGGRPTGRFSNGRIPSDFISQAFGLKPTVPAYLDPAYNISDFATGVCFASAGSGYDNATSDVLSVIPLWRQLQYYEEYQKKLRAYLGNDKANEIFGDSLYLMSMGTNDFLENYYSFSGRQSQLPVGRYEDFLAGIAGNFIRELYVRGARKVSLGGVPPMGCLPLERITNIMTGRQCVDEYNKVTVEFNGKLKGLVGKLNGELPGMKVVLSNTYDIFMQIIRKPSLYGFDVVETACCATGMFEMGYMCDRLNPFTCTDASKYVFWDSFHPTEKTSLIIANHLVKTALASFLP, from the exons ATGGCACTTACGTGCACCGCTGCTTCGTGGTTTTTGTTTCCTCTGTTTGTGGCACTGGCGGGTGGCACCGCCGGCGGGAGTAAAGTTCCGGCGGTCATCGTTTTCGGAGACTCGTCGGTGGATGCCGGGAACAACAACCAGATTTCAACCGTTTTGAAGAGCAATTTCAAGCCCTATGGCAGGGATTTCCCCGGCGGTCGGCCGACCGGGCGGTTCTCCAACGGTCGGATCCCTTCCGACTTCATCTCGCAGGCTTTTGGTCTCAAGCCGACGGTGCCGGCCTATTTGGATCCCGCCTACAACATATCAGATTTCGCTACCGGAGTTTGCTTTGCCTCTGCCGGGAGTGGCTATGACAATGCTACTTCTGATGTGCTC TCAGTGATACCTCTATGGAGGCAACTGCAGTACTACGAGGAGTATCAGAAGAAACTGAGAGCCTATCTCGGAAACGACAAGGCCAATGAAATATTCGGCGACTCCTTGTATCTGATGAGCATGGGGACAAACGACTTTCTGGAGAACTACTACTCATTCTCCGGCCGGCAATCCCAGCTCCCCGTCGGCCGGTACGAGGATTTCCTGGCCGGAATCGCCGGAAACTTCATAAGGGAGCTTTACGTGCGTGGAGCACGGAAGGTGTCGCTGGGAGGGGTTCCTCCCATGGGGTGCTTGCCGCTGGAGAGAATCACCAACATCATGACCGGACGGCAGTGCGTGGACGAGTACAACAAGGTGACCGTGGAGTTTAACGGGAAGCTGAAGGGTTTAGTGGGGAAGCTGAACGGGGAGCTGCCTGGCATGAAAGTGGTGCTGTCCAACACCTACGACATTTTCATGCAGATCATAAGGAAGCCCTCCTTATATG GTTTTGACGTGGTTGAAACAGCATGTTGCGCAACTGGGATGTTCGAGATGGGTTATATGTGCGATCGGTTGAATCCCTTCACCTGCACAGATGCAAGCAAATATGTGTTTTGGGATTCTTTCCACCCTACGGAGAAGACAAGTCTTATCATCGCAAATCATCTTGTGAAGACTGCTTTGGCATCCTTCTTACCATGA